The Hymenobacter oligotrophus genome has a window encoding:
- a CDS encoding NAD(P)H-quinone oxidoreductase, translated as MNAIVVTQPGGPEVLQLQPRPVPEPAAHQVVIKVQAAGINRPDVLLRQGKYGGAGNVTGLVPGLEIAGVVEQVGAGVTRWQPGEAVCALLAEGGYAEYAAVDARHCLPVPAGWSMPEAATLPETVFTVWHNVFERGQLRPGETLLVHGGSSGIGTTAIQLGRLLGAAVYATAGTDDKCSACEALGAVKCFNYKSEDFEAKLRQLGGADVVLDMVGGDYTAKNLNLLKDDGRLVFINAMRGARAEFNALEVMRRRLTITGSTLRPRSADFKAALAAAVEQHVWPLLAGKQFRPVVYREFALAEAAQAHRLLDSSEHIGKLVLRVP; from the coding sequence ATGAATGCCATTGTTGTAACCCAACCCGGCGGACCCGAAGTGCTGCAACTGCAGCCGCGCCCCGTGCCCGAGCCTGCCGCCCACCAAGTAGTTATTAAAGTACAGGCGGCCGGCATAAACCGCCCCGATGTGCTGCTGCGCCAAGGCAAGTATGGCGGTGCCGGCAACGTAACCGGCCTGGTACCCGGGCTTGAAATTGCCGGAGTAGTGGAGCAGGTGGGCGCCGGCGTTACGCGCTGGCAACCCGGCGAGGCGGTGTGCGCGCTGCTGGCCGAAGGCGGCTACGCCGAATACGCCGCCGTGGATGCGCGCCACTGCCTGCCTGTGCCCGCCGGTTGGAGCATGCCCGAAGCCGCTACCTTGCCCGAAACCGTGTTTACCGTGTGGCACAACGTGTTTGAGCGCGGGCAGCTGCGCCCCGGCGAAACCCTGCTGGTGCACGGCGGCAGCAGCGGCATCGGCACCACGGCTATTCAGTTGGGCAGGCTGCTGGGGGCCGCCGTGTACGCCACGGCCGGCACCGATGACAAGTGCAGCGCCTGCGAAGCCCTAGGTGCGGTTAAGTGCTTCAACTACAAAAGCGAAGACTTTGAGGCGAAGCTGCGGCAACTGGGCGGCGCCGATGTGGTGCTGGATATGGTGGGCGGCGACTACACGGCCAAAAACCTGAACCTGCTGAAAGACGACGGCCGATTGGTATTCATCAACGCCATGCGCGGGGCGCGGGCCGAGTTTAATGCGCTGGAAGTAATGCGCCGCCGGCTTACGATTACGGGCAGCACCTTGCGCCCTAGGTCGGCGGATTTCAAGGCCGCCCTGGCAGCCGCGGTGGAGCAGCATGTTTGGCCGTTGCTGGCGGGCAAGCAGTTCCGGCCCGTTGTCTACCGCGAGTTTGCCCTGGCCGAGGCCGCGCAAGCGCACCGCTTGCTCGACAGCAGCGAACATATTGGCAAGTTGGTGTTGCGCGTGCCCTGA